A portion of the Natronococcus sp. AD-5 genome contains these proteins:
- the eif1A gene encoding translation initiation factor eIF-1A has protein sequence MSDDGDGGRKNLRMPDDDEVFATVTNMLGANRVKVRCADGTERTARIPGKMQKRIWIREDDVVLVEPWDWQDEKADITWRYEKSEADQLRREGHIQ, from the coding sequence ATGAGCGACGACGGTGACGGCGGTCGGAAGAACCTCCGGATGCCCGACGACGACGAGGTCTTCGCGACCGTCACCAACATGCTCGGAGCGAACCGCGTCAAGGTACGATGCGCCGACGGGACGGAGCGCACCGCGCGCATCCCCGGGAAGATGCAAAAGCGAATCTGGATCCGCGAGGACGACGTCGTTCTCGTCGAGCCCTGGGACTGGCAGGACGAGAAGGCCGACATCACCTGGCGCTACGAGAAGAGCGAGGCCGACCAGCTCCGGCGCGAAGGACACATCCAGTAG
- a CDS encoding DUF7470 family protein, which produces MLKNLGPLGIGGVVILLVGIALIAYESLLVAAGIALVLAGLGLVVKALVSGVLRQFGMV; this is translated from the coding sequence ATGCTGAAAAATCTCGGACCGCTCGGAATCGGCGGCGTCGTGATTCTGCTGGTCGGAATCGCGCTCATCGCCTACGAAAGTCTTCTGGTCGCTGCGGGAATCGCGCTCGTCCTCGCCGGGCTCGGCCTCGTCGTCAAGGCGCTCGTCTCGGGCGTCCTCCGGCAGTTCGGGATGGTCTGA